A part of Larkinella insperata genomic DNA contains:
- a CDS encoding NAD(P)H-dependent flavin oxidoreductase, whose amino-acid sequence MWLDKRIQELLGIELPIIQAPMAGSVLSRMVIAVAEAGGLGSLPCALLSGEQIRKEYTTIRQHTDKPVNLNFFCHQTPPADPDRETRWRKRLERYYRELEIDPQAPIPASNRAPFDGALCELVEELRPEVVSFHFGLPEPHLLTRVKASGARVLSSATTVEEAVWLEDHGCDAIIAQGSEAGGHRGMFRSEAVATQVGTMALVPQVADAVKLPVIAAGGIADARGIVAAFALGASAVQLGTAYLFCPEAEISPLYRSALRSATDTSTAITNVFTGRPARGIVNRLVGEVGPLSDAAPAFPLAGGALAPLRSKAEPTGSSDFTSLWSGQAARLGRELPAGDLTRLLAEEALGKLAAYRSLG is encoded by the coding sequence ATGTGGCTAGATAAGCGGATTCAGGAATTGCTGGGTATTGAGCTGCCAATTATTCAGGCGCCGATGGCCGGATCGGTTTTATCCAGAATGGTGATAGCCGTTGCCGAAGCGGGTGGGCTGGGTTCGCTGCCCTGCGCCCTGCTCAGCGGGGAGCAAATCCGGAAGGAGTATACTACCATACGGCAGCATACCGATAAGCCGGTCAACCTCAATTTCTTCTGTCATCAGACACCCCCCGCCGACCCGGACCGGGAAACCCGCTGGCGAAAGCGGCTGGAACGCTACTACCGGGAACTTGAGATTGATCCCCAGGCACCGATTCCCGCTTCCAACCGTGCGCCCTTCGACGGTGCGCTGTGCGAACTGGTCGAAGAACTCCGGCCCGAAGTGGTCAGTTTTCACTTTGGTCTGCCGGAGCCGCACCTGCTGACGCGGGTGAAGGCCAGTGGGGCCCGGGTGCTGTCGTCGGCAACCACCGTGGAGGAGGCCGTTTGGCTTGAAGACCACGGCTGCGACGCGATCATTGCCCAGGGGTCCGAAGCGGGTGGGCATCGCGGGATGTTCCGGAGCGAAGCGGTGGCCACGCAGGTCGGAACGATGGCGCTGGTGCCGCAAGTGGCTGATGCCGTTAAATTGCCGGTTATTGCGGCCGGTGGGATAGCCGATGCGCGCGGTATTGTGGCCGCCTTTGCGCTCGGGGCGTCGGCCGTTCAGCTCGGTACGGCTTATCTGTTTTGCCCGGAAGCCGAAATTTCACCACTCTACCGGTCGGCCCTGCGAAGCGCGACCGACACCAGCACTGCCATTACCAATGTGTTCACCGGCCGCCCCGCGCGCGGCATTGTAAACCGGCTCGTTGGCGAGGTAGGCCCTCTTTCCGACGCGGCACCGGCATTTCCCTTGGCGGGCGGTGCGCTGGCTCCCCTGCGGTCTAAAGCCGAACCGACCGGATCGTCCGATTTTACGTCTTTGTGGTCGGGGCAGGCTGCGCGGTTAGGGCGCGAACTTCCTGCTGGTGACTTGACCCGGTTGCTGGCCGAAGAAGCCCTCGGAAAACTGGCGGCTTACCGGTCGCTGGGGTAG
- a CDS encoding TetR/AcrR family transcriptional regulator, translated as MEYTVRVRMNEKLFLRDPESSELGRRIIRQSIRLIADIGFEDMTFRKLAERIGTTEASIYRYFENKHRLLVYLVAWYWQWLEYQVLFQTNNLRDAREKLERVLRLLLLKDYTELETSPDAIDIKALYSIVIQESSKAYLTHHVTEDNKEQLFKPYKDLCGRIAGIIHEYCPNYPYAQSRASSLIETAHYQAFFMQYLPSLTDLGTDTEQPAGNDERLLSFLRHLLFSSLDTENF; from the coding sequence ATGGAATACACGGTTCGGGTCCGGATGAATGAAAAGCTCTTTCTCCGCGATCCGGAAAGTTCAGAACTAGGCCGTCGGATCATCAGGCAAAGTATTCGTCTCATTGCGGACATCGGTTTTGAAGACATGACGTTCCGCAAACTGGCCGAACGAATCGGCACGACCGAAGCCAGCATTTACCGGTATTTTGAAAACAAGCACCGGCTGCTGGTTTATTTGGTGGCCTGGTACTGGCAGTGGCTGGAATACCAGGTCCTGTTTCAGACAAACAACCTGAGGGATGCGCGCGAAAAGCTGGAACGCGTCCTGCGGCTTTTGTTGCTGAAGGATTACACCGAGTTGGAGACTTCACCCGACGCCATCGACATCAAGGCGCTGTACAGTATCGTCATTCAGGAATCGAGTAAAGCTTATCTGACTCATCACGTTACGGAAGACAACAAGGAGCAGCTTTTCAAGCCCTATAAAGACCTCTGCGGACGCATCGCCGGGATTATTCACGAATACTGCCCAAATTATCCCTACGCCCAGTCGCGGGCCAGCTCGCTTATCGAAACGGCTCATTATCAGGCTTTTTTTATGCAATATCTGCCTTCATTAACCGATTTAGGGACCGACACGGAACAGCCAGCCGGAAACGACGAGCGTTTGTTGAGCTTTTTGCGCCATCTGCTGTTTTCGTCGCTGGATACCGAAAATTTCTAA
- a CDS encoding ABC transporter transmembrane domain-containing protein encodes MATDNQKQLPPSPLRRLLRLLGTEKKDIGYIYLYAIVTGLISLSLPLGIQAVFNLVSSGLVFSSVYVLIGLVVLGVIVAGFLMVAQMTLVEIMQQRIFAKAAFEYTYRLPRIKPEAFSGYHPPELMNRFFDVLTVQKGLPKLLIDLTAASMQILFGIILLSFYHPVFLVFGLFTLITIVGICWIYGSQGIQTSLSESKYKYRVVGFLEEYAQDISRFRQQKSSEPIDRMDELVAGYVSYRNAHFQVLKRFFYSAIGFKTITTGGLLILGTSLVVARQMTLGQFVAAELIIVLISGSVEKLISGIDTVFDMLTAVEKIANVTDLPLETESIDHA; translated from the coding sequence ATGGCCACCGATAATCAGAAACAACTTCCTCCCTCACCCCTCCGCCGGTTACTGCGTCTGCTGGGAACCGAAAAAAAAGATATTGGCTACATTTATTTATACGCCATCGTAACGGGCTTAATCAGTCTCTCACTGCCTTTGGGTATCCAGGCGGTATTTAACCTCGTATCCAGCGGGTTGGTCTTCAGTTCGGTGTACGTTCTGATTGGTCTGGTTGTGCTGGGGGTCATCGTGGCTGGTTTTCTGATGGTCGCTCAGATGACGCTGGTTGAGATCATGCAGCAGCGAATTTTTGCGAAAGCGGCTTTTGAGTACACCTACCGGCTGCCCCGGATCAAGCCCGAAGCTTTTTCGGGCTATCACCCCCCGGAGCTGATGAACCGTTTTTTCGACGTACTGACGGTTCAGAAGGGATTACCCAAACTACTAATTGACCTGACTGCAGCTTCCATGCAGATTCTGTTTGGCATCATTCTGCTGTCGTTTTACCACCCTGTCTTTCTGGTATTTGGTCTGTTTACCCTGATCACCATCGTCGGTATCTGCTGGATTTACGGCTCTCAGGGGATTCAAACCAGCCTTAGCGAGTCGAAATACAAATACCGGGTTGTGGGCTTTCTGGAAGAATATGCGCAGGATATTTCCCGTTTCCGCCAGCAGAAATCCAGTGAGCCCATTGACCGGATGGACGAACTGGTTGCCGGGTACGTTTCCTACCGCAACGCCCACTTCCAGGTGTTGAAGCGGTTTTTCTACAGCGCCATCGGGTTCAAGACCATCACAACCGGCGGTTTGCTCATCCTGGGTACTTCACTGGTGGTAGCCCGCCAGATGACGCTCGGCCAGTTTGTGGCGGCTGAACTCATCATCGTATTGATTTCCGGTTCGGTCGAGAAACTGATTTCGGGGATCGATACAGTATTCGACATGCTGACGGCTGTTGAGAAGATTGCCAACGTAACTGATTTACCCCTGGAAACCGAATCCATCGACCATGCTTAA
- a CDS encoding HlyD family secretion protein, giving the protein MLNLSNQRVDEALLTHYPLKTLRTLPEPNSGRRLGRWLMALLLIALITLFLPWRQNISGEGSVTALTPRDRPQTIQNAIAGRIERWKIQEGQFVKKDDTLLVISEIKDEYFDPNLPKRLDEQLDAKQGSLEATDAKIAALDGQIQALKTGLQVKLESARNKVRQSAFKVASDSTDLLAERKNYQIALDRLDRYEKGYKNGLFSLTDLESRRLTVQQDYAQVIAQENKLNVSRQELVNARLDLNTIQADYQEKLAKALSDRSSAVSYRAEADGEISKIQNKISSVDVRRGLYVVRAPQDGFVVRSYKFGIGETIKEGESIAILQPAQPAIAVELYVRAMDVPLIQRGRHVRLQFDGWPAIQFSGWPSVAVGTFGGEVAVIDAVSSMNGKYRLLVKPQTLKGDQNWPQQLRVGSGVYGWVMLDDVPIWYEIWRQLNGFPPNLQEEPKDVEEKK; this is encoded by the coding sequence ATGCTTAACTTATCCAATCAGCGGGTAGACGAAGCGCTTCTGACGCATTACCCGCTCAAGACCTTACGAACACTGCCGGAGCCCAACAGCGGTCGTCGACTGGGGCGCTGGCTGATGGCTTTGCTGCTTATCGCCCTGATTACGCTGTTTCTCCCGTGGCGGCAGAACATCAGCGGGGAAGGCAGCGTAACGGCCCTCACCCCCCGCGACCGCCCCCAGACGATTCAGAACGCCATTGCGGGCCGGATTGAGCGCTGGAAAATTCAGGAGGGACAGTTTGTTAAAAAAGACGATACACTACTGGTTATCTCCGAGATCAAGGATGAATATTTTGACCCGAATCTGCCCAAGCGACTCGACGAACAGCTCGACGCCAAGCAAGGCAGTCTGGAAGCCACTGACGCTAAAATTGCCGCCCTGGACGGGCAGATTCAGGCCCTGAAAACCGGCTTGCAGGTCAAACTGGAGTCGGCCCGCAACAAAGTCCGGCAGTCGGCTTTCAAAGTTGCGAGCGACAGCACGGACCTGTTGGCCGAGCGCAAAAATTACCAGATTGCCCTCGACCGGCTGGATCGTTACGAAAAAGGGTATAAAAACGGCCTGTTCTCGCTGACGGATCTCGAATCCCGACGCCTGACAGTGCAGCAGGATTACGCCCAGGTCATTGCGCAGGAAAACAAGCTCAACGTTTCACGGCAGGAACTGGTCAATGCACGGCTTGATTTAAACACCATCCAGGCGGATTACCAGGAAAAACTAGCCAAGGCGCTCTCCGACCGCAGTTCGGCGGTTTCGTACCGGGCCGAAGCCGATGGCGAGATTTCCAAGATTCAGAATAAAATCAGCAGCGTCGACGTACGCCGGGGCTTATACGTTGTGCGCGCTCCACAGGATGGCTTCGTGGTTCGATCGTATAAATTCGGGATTGGCGAAACCATCAAGGAGGGGGAATCCATCGCCATTCTCCAACCCGCTCAACCCGCCATTGCGGTTGAACTCTACGTCCGGGCCATGGATGTACCGCTGATCCAACGGGGGCGGCATGTACGGCTCCAGTTCGATGGCTGGCCGGCCATCCAGTTTTCGGGCTGGCCATCGGTGGCGGTGGGGACGTTCGGGGGTGAGGTTGCCGTGATCGACGCCGTGAGCAGTATGAACGGTAAATACCGGTTGCTGGTCAAACCCCAGACCCTGAAAGGTGATCAGAACTGGCCCCAGCAGTTGCGGGTCGGGTCAGGCGTCTACGGATGGGTCATGCTCGATGATGTACCAATCTGGTACGAAATCTGGCGTCAGTTGAACGGTTTCCCGCCTAATTTGCAGGAGGAACCCAAAGATGTTGAAGAGAAAAAATGA
- a CDS encoding TolC family protein: MKTILVSIWLLLSGAVAHLALGQAANTQRADTLSSNENVFSAADFYEVVLEHHPIVRQAALLSQEARQEVRQARGAFDPKLFSTYDRKEFGKTLYYDKWLSGLSIPVLPGGIDVKMTYDRNGGQYLNPEERVPSSGLAAVGVSVPIGQGLLIDARRNALRQAEQAINLAEADRLKLINKTLFDAAKTYWDWYQTYQQFRLIRQGYQLADTRFLGIRQRALLGDAAPIDTTEALITVQDRLLQVQQAEVDWQNARLRLTAFLWRSDERGTSLPVDLPPLVIPQTNPLMAINEDQFQNLLSRAAEQHPELLKLRAKREQLVIEERFRRSLLQPQINLSANLLSRTPSANEGYDWASYYAFRAENHKIGVDFTFPLFLRKERGKLRQVQLKSQQLALERQQTGRDIVNGVQAAWNELKALEGQLTLQRQTVTNQQALLQAEQQKFDMGESSLFLINSRETKLIDLQVKQAELQSKYQKAVANLWYAAGTNTRALD, from the coding sequence ATGAAAACCATACTCGTTAGTATCTGGCTTTTGCTCAGTGGCGCCGTTGCCCATCTGGCACTCGGACAAGCAGCCAATACCCAACGCGCCGACACCCTTTCATCGAATGAAAACGTCTTTTCGGCAGCCGACTTTTACGAAGTTGTTCTGGAACACCACCCCATCGTCCGGCAGGCGGCCCTGCTGAGCCAGGAAGCCCGGCAGGAGGTTCGTCAAGCACGGGGCGCTTTTGATCCGAAACTCTTTTCGACCTATGATCGAAAAGAATTCGGTAAAACGCTCTATTACGACAAATGGCTGTCCGGGCTGTCAATTCCGGTTTTGCCGGGTGGGATCGATGTCAAGATGACTTACGACCGCAACGGGGGGCAGTATCTGAACCCCGAGGAGCGCGTTCCTTCGTCGGGACTGGCTGCCGTGGGCGTGAGTGTGCCGATTGGACAGGGATTGCTGATCGACGCCCGGCGGAACGCGTTGCGGCAGGCCGAACAGGCCATTAATCTGGCCGAAGCCGACCGGTTGAAGTTAATCAACAAAACGCTGTTTGATGCCGCCAAGACCTACTGGGACTGGTACCAGACCTACCAGCAGTTCCGGCTCATTCGTCAGGGTTACCAACTGGCCGACACCCGGTTTCTGGGCATTCGCCAACGGGCTTTGCTGGGCGATGCCGCCCCGATCGACACCACCGAAGCGCTCATTACGGTGCAGGATCGGCTCTTGCAGGTGCAACAGGCGGAAGTGGATTGGCAGAATGCCCGGCTGCGGCTGACGGCTTTTCTCTGGCGCTCGGATGAACGAGGCACTTCGCTCCCGGTTGATTTACCCCCGCTTGTGATTCCGCAAACCAATCCCCTGATGGCAATTAACGAGGATCAGTTTCAGAACCTGCTGAGCCGGGCCGCCGAGCAGCATCCAGAACTGTTGAAGCTAAGGGCCAAAAGGGAACAATTGGTCATTGAAGAACGGTTTCGGCGTTCGTTGCTGCAACCCCAGATCAACCTGAGTGCAAATCTGCTGAGCCGGACGCCTTCGGCCAACGAAGGGTACGACTGGGCCAGTTATTACGCGTTCCGGGCCGAAAATCACAAAATTGGTGTTGACTTCACCTTCCCGCTCTTTCTGCGGAAAGAACGCGGGAAGCTCCGGCAGGTTCAGCTGAAATCCCAGCAACTGGCGCTCGAACGGCAGCAAACCGGCCGCGATATTGTCAACGGCGTTCAGGCAGCCTGGAATGAGCTGAAAGCGCTGGAAGGGCAACTCACCCTGCAACGGCAAACCGTTACCAACCAGCAGGCGCTTTTGCAGGCTGAGCAGCAAAAATTCGACATGGGGGAGAGTTCGTTGTTTTTGATCAACAGCCGGGAAACCAAACTGATTGACCTACAAGTAAAACAGGCTGAATTGCAATCAAAATACCAGAAAGCCGTTGCCAACCTCTGGTACGCAGCAGGTACAAACACCCGTGCGCTTGACTAA
- a CDS encoding VCBS repeat-containing protein: MRPSFLFYRIVPLLLVVYAGCRKSAQPLFEQMPSSQTGITFANNLKPTEAFNAFTFTNFYNGGGVGVGDVDNDGRPDVFFGGNQVSCRLYLNRIDTTTHTWKFEDVTEAAGLTTNRWCTGISMVDINGDGWMDIYVSVAKHPALPQSENLLFINQGVSNGKPVFREMAAQYGLSDASFTTQTAFLDYDLDGDLDAYLLNTGPDLQNPNYLRATINDGSYPSTGKLYRNEGVGPRGHPVFKDVSKSAGIVYEGLGLGLAVSDLNQDGYPDIYCSNDFISSDILYLNNGKSSPGGPTFTNVIRQATAHTSLYGMGVDIADFNNDALPDIFQLDMLPEENARQKKMLAGQDYDRKELSIAEPYRYQMQYMRNSLQLNLGTWNVRPAAKGEGQGLIHPAATTTQAPLPQFSEIGLLAGVAKTDWSWAALLADYDNDGRKDLYITNGYRRDVTDRDFISFTEEFSGFGTAEFQKDKREELIQKVPEVKVPNYAFRNDGDLAFTDVSQAWGLADLSYSNGAAYADLDGDGDLDLVVNTVDSEALVYQNRAQQQQPAHYLSVRCQGDSGNRQGIGTKVTLWAGGKMQYAELSVVRGFQSSVEPVLHFGLGKSSVVDSLRIEWPGGRSETNYRIRADQRIAARFDHAKSEGAKPAPEPTEPLFTGATGQIPLDFQHRTSAFVDFKQTAALHKMLSRPGFALATGDVNGDGLDDCFVGGTHRGSEACFLLRTPSGGFTKKPFPIHKNHDDTAALLFDADGDNDLDLYVVAGGAERPASDRAFYQDGLYLNNGKGEFSPAPANALPDVSGSGSCVAAADFDRDGDLDLFVGGRQIPGQYPLPARSYLLRNDGRNGVCRFTDATAQLCPSLLKAGLVCSVLSTDPDKDGFSDLLISGEWMPITLIKNDRGKAFTPSLLRSLTHYTGWWNCLAQGDFDQDGDLDYIAGNEGLNTLYRASEQEPIKIVAKDFNNDGTFDPLIGYFIKGVRYPAMPRDALNQQVIQFRRKYQRYADYAKVTFDDLLSKDDLDGAYQAEATYLQSAYIENLGNGEFRMRPLPRMAQQSPVFGIVVQDFNQDGKLDAVLTGNFYPNEVNMGRQDASFGLVLLGDGRGNFKPMLPRESGLRVTGDARRSVLLSGKGLDTLLVTAVNGQGLQLNRYRPPLVVKTVHQSAKIARRSRHDSHQP, translated from the coding sequence ATGCGTCCTTCCTTCTTGTTTTACCGGATCGTTCCCCTGCTACTGGTAGTTTACGCGGGCTGCCGGAAATCGGCTCAACCGCTTTTTGAGCAAATGCCGTCCAGCCAGACTGGGATCACGTTTGCCAATAACCTCAAACCCACCGAGGCCTTCAACGCTTTTACGTTCACCAATTTTTACAACGGCGGGGGCGTCGGCGTGGGAGACGTGGACAACGACGGCCGACCCGATGTGTTTTTCGGCGGCAATCAGGTGAGCTGCCGGCTGTACCTCAACCGCATCGACACCACCACGCACACATGGAAATTTGAAGATGTAACTGAAGCGGCTGGGTTGACGACTAACCGTTGGTGCACCGGGATTTCGATGGTGGACATCAACGGCGACGGCTGGATGGATATTTACGTGAGTGTAGCCAAACACCCGGCTTTACCGCAGTCCGAAAACTTACTGTTTATTAATCAGGGGGTCAGCAACGGCAAACCGGTTTTTCGGGAAATGGCCGCCCAATATGGTTTGTCAGATGCGTCATTTACCACCCAGACGGCCTTTCTGGACTACGACCTCGACGGCGATCTGGATGCGTACCTGCTCAATACCGGTCCTGATCTCCAAAATCCCAACTACCTGCGGGCCACCATCAACGACGGGTCGTATCCCAGCACCGGCAAGCTGTACCGCAATGAAGGCGTCGGCCCGCGGGGGCATCCGGTGTTTAAAGACGTTTCAAAGTCGGCTGGAATTGTCTACGAAGGGTTGGGGCTTGGCCTAGCCGTCAGTGATCTGAACCAAGACGGGTATCCGGATATTTATTGTTCCAACGACTTCATCAGCAGTGACATTCTCTACTTAAATAACGGCAAGTCGTCTCCGGGCGGGCCTACCTTCACCAATGTCATCCGGCAGGCCACCGCCCACACCAGCCTGTACGGCATGGGCGTCGATATTGCCGACTTCAACAACGACGCTTTGCCCGACATTTTCCAGCTCGACATGCTGCCAGAAGAAAATGCCCGTCAGAAAAAGATGCTGGCCGGACAGGATTACGACCGCAAGGAACTCAGCATTGCCGAACCGTATCGTTACCAGATGCAGTACATGCGGAATTCGTTGCAGTTGAATCTGGGAACCTGGAATGTGCGCCCCGCGGCAAAAGGGGAGGGGCAAGGGCTCATTCACCCAGCCGCCACCACCACCCAGGCCCCGCTGCCGCAGTTCAGTGAAATTGGCTTGCTGGCGGGGGTGGCCAAAACCGACTGGAGCTGGGCGGCTCTGCTGGCGGATTACGACAACGACGGCCGAAAGGATTTATACATCACCAACGGGTACCGGCGCGACGTGACCGACCGGGATTTTATTTCGTTCACGGAGGAGTTCTCAGGGTTTGGAACCGCAGAATTTCAGAAGGACAAGCGCGAGGAACTGATTCAGAAAGTACCGGAGGTAAAAGTACCGAATTACGCCTTTCGCAACGACGGCGATCTGGCGTTCACCGATGTTTCGCAAGCCTGGGGGCTGGCCGATTTGTCGTATTCCAACGGGGCCGCCTACGCGGATCTGGACGGCGACGGCGATCTGGATTTGGTGGTCAATACCGTCGATTCGGAAGCGCTGGTGTACCAGAACCGGGCACAGCAGCAGCAGCCGGCCCACTATTTATCCGTTCGGTGCCAGGGCGACTCCGGCAACCGGCAGGGGATCGGAACAAAAGTAACGCTCTGGGCGGGCGGGAAAATGCAATACGCTGAACTTTCGGTGGTGCGCGGCTTCCAATCGTCGGTTGAGCCGGTCTTGCATTTTGGTTTAGGAAAATCCTCCGTAGTGGATTCGCTCCGGATCGAATGGCCCGGCGGAAGGTCCGAAACAAACTACCGGATCAGGGCCGATCAGCGAATTGCGGCCCGTTTCGATCACGCTAAGAGCGAAGGGGCGAAACCCGCGCCAGAACCCACTGAACCGCTTTTCACTGGCGCAACCGGGCAAATTCCGCTGGACTTTCAGCACCGCACGTCTGCTTTTGTCGACTTCAAGCAAACGGCGGCTTTGCACAAAATGCTGTCGCGCCCGGGTTTTGCGCTGGCCACCGGCGATGTCAACGGCGACGGCCTGGACGACTGCTTCGTGGGCGGAACGCACCGGGGCAGTGAAGCCTGTTTTCTACTGCGAACACCGTCGGGCGGTTTTACCAAAAAGCCGTTTCCAATTCATAAAAATCACGACGATACGGCGGCCCTGCTGTTCGATGCCGATGGCGATAATGATCTGGATTTGTACGTAGTTGCGGGAGGAGCCGAGCGACCCGCGTCCGACCGGGCGTTTTACCAGGACGGCTTGTATCTGAACAACGGCAAGGGGGAGTTCAGTCCGGCTCCGGCCAACGCGCTGCCGGATGTGTCGGGCAGTGGTTCCTGCGTCGCAGCTGCCGATTTTGACCGGGATGGCGATCTGGATTTGTTTGTCGGCGGGCGGCAGATTCCCGGTCAATACCCGCTTCCGGCCCGCAGTTATTTATTGCGCAACGACGGCCGGAACGGTGTATGCCGGTTCACCGACGCAACCGCTCAGCTGTGCCCGTCGCTGCTCAAAGCTGGTCTGGTTTGCTCCGTTCTCTCGACCGATCCCGACAAAGACGGTTTTTCCGACCTGTTAATCTCCGGCGAATGGATGCCGATAACCCTGATAAAAAATGATCGGGGAAAAGCCTTCACGCCTTCCCTCCTTCGCTCACTCACTCATTACACCGGCTGGTGGAACTGCCTGGCGCAGGGCGATTTTGATCAGGACGGCGATCTGGATTACATAGCCGGCAATGAAGGGTTGAACACGTTGTACCGGGCGTCGGAGCAGGAACCGATCAAGATTGTTGCCAAGGACTTCAACAACGACGGTACGTTTGATCCGCTGATAGGGTATTTTATCAAAGGGGTGCGGTATCCGGCCATGCCGCGCGACGCCCTGAACCAGCAGGTGATTCAATTCCGGCGAAAATACCAGCGGTATGCCGACTACGCCAAGGTGACGTTTGACGATTTGCTGAGCAAAGACGATCTGGACGGGGCTTACCAGGCCGAAGCCACTTACCTGCAAAGCGCCTACATCGAAAACCTCGGCAACGGCGAGTTCAGAATGAGGCCACTGCCGCGAATGGCGCAGCAGTCGCCGGTTTTTGGCATTGTGGTGCAGGATTTCAATCAGGACGGAAAACTCGATGCGGTGCTGACCGGCAATTTCTACCCGAACGAAGTCAACATGGGCCGTCAGGACGCTTCCTTCGGGCTGGTGCTGCTGGGCGACGGACGCGGTAATTTCAAGCCCATGCTGCCGCGGGAAAGCGGTTTGCGGGTGACCGGCGACGCCCGGCGGTCGGTTTTGCTATCGGGAAAAGGCCTGGACACGTTGCTGGTCACGGCGGTTAACGGGCAGGGGTTGCAATTGAACCGGTACCGGCCTCCGCTGGTCGTGAAAACCGTCCACCAATCGGCTAAAATAGCCCGTCGTTCCAGGCACGATAGCCACCAGCCCTGA
- a CDS encoding RagB/SusD family nutrient uptake outer membrane protein, whose protein sequence is MKNKLLLSGILFLGLVVGCQESDLDKLNPNGVTVDTFYKNGAELSSAVNAVYALAKANALTSREWFFLHDLRSDDVAAGGGQLETPRNQILLGSYTTDNGVSGSVWQGFYRLVHRANATIDLSEKVADIPAADKARLLAEARFLRAWAYFDLVTLWGAVPLYKNYVTSVEGALPRSSEGDVYAFIIADLKAAQEALPATYNADNLGRATKGAAQMLLARVYLQQADYTNAKTELQKIITSGVYGLVDEYLDNFLEETEFNKESIFEINFFPAGGNYNWDADGNGATAGTETVRTQEYSAIGWRNVIPSNSLLNEFEKTATGRDPRFAKSFYMTGDKYNNDKNTLTDAAQNGNSSTVDGQTMKVSWRKFSLMYKTDQSYLTGGINQRIMRYAETLLSMAEVENELGNTAEAIKYLNMVRARKSVNMPPYPTAAYPVGTKDQVFSAIVHERRVELSGEQIRNRDLLRWRKANKLKAEPFSYFQKGKHELLPIPQQEVDNNPKIEPTDQNPGY, encoded by the coding sequence ATGAAAAATAAACTTCTTTTATCCGGTATTCTTTTTCTGGGTCTGGTGGTGGGCTGCCAGGAAAGTGATCTGGACAAGCTGAATCCCAACGGAGTAACGGTCGATACCTTTTACAAAAACGGAGCCGAACTGTCCAGTGCCGTCAATGCTGTTTATGCCTTGGCTAAAGCCAATGCACTTACCTCCCGGGAGTGGTTTTTCCTGCACGATTTACGCAGTGACGATGTGGCGGCCGGAGGTGGCCAGTTGGAAACGCCCCGAAACCAGATTTTATTGGGAAGCTACACGACCGATAATGGCGTGTCGGGAAGCGTTTGGCAGGGGTTCTACCGGCTCGTTCACCGGGCCAACGCCACCATCGATCTCTCCGAAAAAGTCGCGGATATTCCGGCGGCCGACAAAGCCCGGCTCTTGGCTGAAGCCCGGTTTCTACGGGCCTGGGCGTATTTCGATCTGGTTACATTGTGGGGGGCGGTGCCGTTGTACAAAAACTACGTTACGTCGGTAGAAGGGGCACTGCCGCGTTCGTCCGAGGGGGATGTCTACGCCTTTATCATCGCCGACCTCAAAGCCGCTCAGGAAGCGCTGCCAGCTACGTACAATGCCGACAACCTGGGACGGGCTACCAAAGGAGCCGCGCAGATGCTACTCGCCCGGGTCTATCTGCAGCAGGCCGATTACACCAACGCCAAAACCGAGTTGCAGAAAATCATTACCTCGGGCGTTTATGGACTGGTCGATGAGTACCTGGATAACTTCCTGGAAGAAACGGAATTCAATAAAGAGTCGATCTTTGAAATTAATTTCTTTCCGGCGGGTGGTAACTACAACTGGGATGCAGACGGCAACGGTGCTACGGCCGGGACCGAAACCGTGCGGACGCAGGAGTATTCGGCCATCGGCTGGCGGAACGTCATTCCGTCCAACAGCCTGCTCAATGAGTTCGAGAAAACCGCTACCGGCCGCGATCCCCGGTTTGCCAAGTCGTTTTACATGACTGGCGACAAATACAACAACGACAAAAACACGCTCACGGATGCGGCCCAGAACGGTAACTCCTCGACGGTCGATGGGCAGACGATGAAAGTAAGCTGGCGGAAATTTTCGCTGATGTACAAAACCGATCAGTCGTATCTGACCGGCGGAATTAACCAGCGGATTATGCGCTACGCCGAAACGCTGCTGTCAATGGCCGAGGTGGAAAACGAATTGGGCAACACGGCCGAAGCCATCAAGTACCTCAACATGGTCCGGGCGCGGAAGAGCGTCAACATGCCACCCTACCCAACGGCGGCTTATCCGGTTGGTACCAAAGACCAGGTGTTTAGCGCCATTGTGCACGAACGGCGGGTGGAGTTGAGCGGAGAGCAAATCCGGAACCGCGACCTGTTGCGCTGGCGGAAAGCCAATAAGCTGAAGGCCGAACCCTTCTCGTACTTCCAGAAAGGGAAACACGAGCTGTTGCCCATTCCGCAGCAGGAAGTAGACAACAATCCGAAAATTGAACCGACTGACCAGAACCCGGGCTATTAA